The genome window ttcctcagaaaacaaaactgaaagcagCCACAAGCACCCATGTTTGCATGTGGAGGGGAAGACTTTCCTTCCTGGATCCTGAATGGCCCAATGGGCAGGAAACACAGCAACGGAGGAGTCAGTAGGAACCACAAGAGGCAGGTGCAAATAAGTGGTGGGGCAATGATCACACTTCCTCCCCAAGAACTGCAGGTTCCATGCAGATGGGACTATTGGGCCTTCTCTGTCCTGCAGAACCCTCCCTGGCCTGCCAGGAACAGCCTTGGAGGGTGGGCTTATGGACAGCCTCTGGGGACAGTGGGAATGAGTGGTGTGAACTAATTCTGAAACTGATTTGAGGATTATTCTTGTATGGCTCTGAAATGAACTTCACCTTCCACCAGTACCTCCATGCTCTAAGGGGCAAGGGCTAAAAGGTTTCAACCTTGCTCttacaaagaaaggaaactggCCCACATCCCAAAAAGCAGATGGCACTTGGGACTTGTGCCAAGGAAAGGCTCTTGGTTCCCAGGGCAAGAAGGTTTTATTTGTGATGCTAATACAGTCTTAGCTTGTAGAGCAGGGACTTCTGGGCAGTACCCACCCTGCTGGTCCTCCCAATGCCTCTAGAGTCACACAGCTGCATTTAACAGGACTTGTAACTCAAGCAAAGTAAATTTTCAAAAAGGAGTATATACATAAACAGGTAAACATCTGCCAAAACCAGCCGATTCATGACCACAGTGAACAATGAtgtaacagaaggaaaacaagagCTAGAACCTCAGTAGCTTGACATGGTGTGAGAGTAGGGGCAGGCAAGGCCCCAGTCTCAGCAAAGGTGAAAGGATCTGGGCACTcaaggggatggatggatggacaaaaaGTTAACCAGTTCCCTTCAAAGCAGATAAATGGGACAGTGGTCCCTTCCCGCTGTGGGGCCCTTGAAAGGAAAGCCTTCAGTTGACAGAACAGGAAGTTTAAGAGGCACCTTAGGACTATCCTAGGACATACCTTACCAAGAGGCCAAAACTCTGTTCCCTGAATTGTTTGGCTCCAAGGACTCTGGCCTAGAGGATAGCCCCCTGCATGGGCCCAACCAGACCTATAAAATCTGTCTGCAGACAGCCTTCCATGGAACATTCTGGATCCTATCTCCCAGCTGAATGATCCTCCAACTCTAAACAGCCTTCTCACATACCCTGGGGCTCTCAGGATAGAGACACTGAGTATTAGCCGGAGAGGCCCTGCTCTACCTCCAGGGAAAATTTAGGGGTGCTACTATAGGGGACTATAAGAGCAGGCTGCACATAGGGAGTCATCTGAGCTACCCCAAATCTCAGGCATACCTCCATACAAATCCTCCAGAGCTTTCTCAGGGAAAGATACTACCTAAGACCTCTAGCACCTGGCTAGGTGTATGTATAGGTGCTCTGGGTCCCTCCCAGAACTGACTCAGAAGCCTAGGCACTCAGCATTGTTTTGGTTGAAAAcactataaatttaatttttcctaGAAGCCTACTAAGCAATTTACTTAAAAACACCTGCAGCCCATGTGCAAAGGGGTCTAGAACATACCAGGTCCATGAGATCCCTTCACCACCTGAATGCCTGTGGGGTAGGGAGGGTCCTGACTGGGGTCTGCATTCAGCCCCAGGGCATGTTCCCACCGTGAAGGAACATGGACACTGGCCATACTGAACCTACAGAGAACTGTGGGAAGAGACAAAATCCATAGGATCTATGGCTTCCACACTCAGGCATGCTGCCCAAGACATGTGTCAATAATGACCCAGCAGGCTCAGCCCCATTGGGGTGCAGGCACTAGGACCTGTGATCAGTTGGGCTCTGGTGCTGGCTCTGCAGCTGTTCCAGAAGCACCCAGGCCTTCTCCTGGTCACTGACCCCCTGGTTCCTGCTCAAGGCCCAATGTGTAAACAGGATTAATAAGCAACAGATGGAAAAGAGTATTTCCCACGAAAAAAGGGGAGGAAGTTTAGAAGCTGAAGACTGATTTTCCAGGTTGCTGGCATCATTCtgcccccttttcttctcttgattCATCCGGCAATCCTCTCTTTGGTTCAGCCCATCAGACCTGCCTGTGCTGAGCCAGTCCTGTGGCCTGTGTCTGTAGTGGCCTCTGCCTGCAGTGGCCTGAGGAGAGGCAGCCAGCTAAACTTGGAAGGATCTTACCCTCCCTGCCAGCTACTTATGCTCATGGTCATCTGCTACAGCAGCCACCTCAATAGTGGCTGTGTGTTCCTCAGGTCCAGTAGCAGCTGCTGTGGGCACTGTCATGATGGTGCTGCCTGCAGGTGATGCCTGGGCCACATTCTGCAGGGTGGGTCCAAGACCAGGCAGAGTGAGCAGCTGCAGTGGACTGACCACCTTTAGTACTGTACTGCCATCCTGCATGGCAGCTGTGCTCAGAACTGTGAGGCTGGATGTGTCCGGATGGATCTCTACCGTGCTGGGGAAGGTAgagcctgaggaggccaggaCTGTGTAGCCCCCAAGCAGTGGGGAGGCTGGTGAACTGGCTGGGGCAGCTTGAGGAGAACCCTTACCCAGGACAGTGGAGGGCAGTGTAGACACCACTTTGCTAAGTGGCATACTGGTCAGCTGGGACACAGGCATTCCTGGACCAAGAGCAATCTGTGCAGACTGTGTAAGCACCTGGGAAGCCATAGCAGCTGGTCCAGATGTAGCTCGTGCAAGACGGGGCCGCTTCATAGGGGATGGCAGGGAGACTGGTGTCAACGTCATGAGCACATTGCTGAGGTGCTGGGACTTGTGCTTCAGCTCCTTGGCACGGCGACGGTGCTCATCACACTGCTGTTCCAGTGCTGCAGGAGATACACAGCGTCACCACGgagaacagagatggagacagatggTGTTCCCACAGGGACAATGCAGACATGTACAATCAGTGAGCAGATCATAAGCCAACAGCAACCTGAATGACTAAAGGGGTGCTTGCCAAAGGAAAGGTTGGTAGCAGTAGGTCCCTTAATGGCCCTCAGGATGACCAAGAGCACAGTTCCAAAAGGAAGTTTTTTAGGCCAAACCTTTCCCTCATAATCAAAGTGTTCCATTCAGTTTCACATGAAAGTTGTTGTTAGGCAAGAGCAACCAAGTAAAAGGCCTatttgcacacagacacagacagacagacagacagacacacacacacacacacacacacacacacacacacacacacacacacagacagagtcaCATGCAGGGCATACATTTAAGTAAAAACACCAGGGAAAACTTATTATTAATATACAAACACCACAGGACAATCCAGCTCTGGTTAGAGCAGGTGTTTTTTTCCATTCCCCCGTCATattcctttaaattaaaaaacttgGTTCATCACAAAAAGGTCAGTAAAGAGTGACCTATCCTTTCTGTACTGGCAAGTCCGGCCACGGCCACTGGAGTTTCACTGACTTTTCCATGGACGATGCCTGTGTTCTTCTGACTTCTTGGTCTTCAAATGAAAAGCTCACCTATGTGTCTGTGACTGAAGTATGTGGACACATGACTAGAGAGGTGAGCCTATGGgctccccacaccccacactgCTGCTGGGCATACCTGCCAGGTCCCGGGCATACTGTTCCCGAGAGCGGTCCATTTGACATTTATGGCTGGCCAGCACCTTCTTCACAAGATCCAGCATGCCAAAATTTTGCACGATGTTGTTGAGGAGGACAGCATCTTAAAGGGACAATGCCAACACTTAGTAAAAATCTGGGCCCCTCACAGAGTTTCTGAACTCCAGTGCTGGGCTGGCTCCTGAGGGACCAGCCAGGGGGAGGAGCCAGATCCACTGAAGTTTAGGATGTATACCAAAAGACTCTCCCACTGACAGCTCCCCTCAGCACAGTAGGGTCCTGTGTTCAGGTTCAGCTTCCATCCCAGTTACATGGTAAGACCTAGGGATAGCAGGAGGGAGAATCAGGCCCATTTACCTCGGAGCTGCAGGGGTGGGTCCTGCACTCGCTGCTGCAGGCCTTTCATGGTTTCCTCCAGTTCCTGTTGGAATTCCTGTATGACCTCATCCAGTAAGCCCGCATCCTTCAGTCCCCGCCAGAATGCAAATGTGTCATCTATAATGGAAAAAGAGTCAGATAGGCAGGAACAAATCGATATATGGAGTAATTGACAACAGAAAGTAGTAAAGGACATCGCCTTAGGAGGCCAGCACATGAAGCAGTGAGTTCCATATTACAGCCCATATGTCTAGTGGGTCAATGGTTGGATCCCAAGCTCAGCCAGGATCAGATCATGGGTAGATAGTTCCTGCCATGGGCCCACCTGTATTCCCAAGAAGCTGGGGGAATATACCTCCAATGGCTGTGGTCCAGTCACCAGGGTCCTCACAGGTCTCTATGGTGATGGTAGCAGGTGAGCCATTCACTGCAGGTAAGGCAGAGCTGTGGGTGAGTGTTGCTCTATATTACAGCCCCCAGAACTAAAGTCCCGATGATCCTTCCAAGGCTACATCTGAATCCTTCTTTCCCACCCATTTTCACAGAACTGAGAAGCACAATACACTAGTACTAGTCAAAGTACTCTCTACTTCATAGagagtttatttttaatcacagaTATCgttaaacacacaaagaaagaacagCCTCTGAGCCATCATCCAACTTCAGCAGCTCCCAACATTCTGCTCCTCTGGTTCTATGTGCAAGCCCCTGTGACTAAGCCTTGGAAAACTGGCAGGGGAACTCTCTGCCCACCTGGTTTTCCTCTCCTTGCCCTATGGGTCACCTTTACCTCTTGTCTAAATTTTACTGATGCCATAGTAATCTTAGAACTCATCATACTtccaatttttttaatattaaaagagACAGACTATCCATTCTAGTATATCCCCAAGTTCATATCTGGCACCTACAAATCCAACTGTCCACATAGTTTGCACTTGGAAGTTCTGGAGTTTCTGACCATGCACACACCTAGCTCAGAGGCAGACTCAGAATCAGACATATATTTCAGAAGATATGGAATTGTTGAGGACAGCATCTTAAAAGGATAATGCCAACACTTAGTAAAAATTTGGGCCCCTCCCAGAGTTCCTGAAGGGACCAGCTGGTAGGAGGAGCCAGCTCCACAGAAGTTTAGGATGCATGCCAAAAGACTCTCCCACTGACAGCTTTCCTCAGAACAGTAGGGTTACCAATGTTGTAATGCTTGTGAGTCCTGTATGCctggaatcaactaaacaggAATACCTCCCCTTAGCTATACAATATTCAAGCCAAAGGCTCATAAATATTCTAAGCTAAAGAAACCAAATCACCAGAAGAGCTAAATCCTAACCTCAGTTCTGCTTTTCCTAGGAATCACAGCCTTGCTTAGGGGGCTCAGAAAGCCCACTTGCTCTGTCAGGAGATGGCACTAGTGGTTCCTATTTGTCCTGACCTGTCACCTCACCTACAACCAATGTTCTTTCTTCAGGAACTGCTATTTATTGGTTATTTActttaaaagcatatatatatatatatatatgttggcaTGAGACCTACAAAATAATCCCATAAAATTGGCATTCTGGCTGGTTACCATCTCACTAAGGCTTGCAGGAATAAGCTAGTAGGTGTTCTTCCTGTTATGATGTGGTTACACATTGATAAACACACCATCAGTTGGAAACACTACAAACCCCATAGTTCAGCCAACTCTAAGTATACTTAAAACACCTCACTAGCCTCTGTTGGGCTGTGACTAACTTCAATAAGGCAAGCCAAGACAGCCACCAAGACCTGGACCACTCACTCTCCACACTGCCTTTCATTCTGATGTGTGTCCCCAGAAGAGCTCTGTCCTGACCTCCTAGTATACCTGGCGCTTTGGGTCCAGAAAGGAGCTAAGCAATAGACACCCTCAAATCATGGTAAACCACAAACATGGACTGAGGGAAGAGCTGACAAAGGTCAGTCCCTATGACCTTGGGTGTCCCCGGGTTTCTCAAGAGAATTCAGTACTATCAAAAGAGCTGAATCCTAACCCTGACTCTGCCTAATCTTGACCAACCAGTCTGCAAAGAAgcactttgaaaagaaaatagggcAGAACTCATAGGGCCTCACTCTCTTCCCCCATCCCCAGATGAGGATCTTCAGTTGGTCTGGTTAAACAGCAAGGGCATACATAGTTGATCACATGGAAGTGCATGCCAGCTTAACACTGTAGAATGATAGCTTAGGGCGGTCAGTGACACTGACAGAAAGATAACACAGCCCAATTTCACAATAAGGAGCTCAGGACCCAACTTCATTCTCACCTCAGTTTTCAAAATACCTCACTCAGAACTGGATAGAATTCTAGAaaactgccaggtggtggtggcacacacctttattaatcccagcactcaggaagcagaggcaggtgaaactctgtgagttcaaggccagcttggtctacaaagctagttccaggatgaccatggctacacaaagaaatcttgtcttaaaaaaccaaattgaatgaatgaatgaataaaaagaaagaaaagagtcaaTCTTTCTAGGATGgatatctgtggtgatatatattgtgtaccctaataaatttgcctgaagatcagagaacagaacaagccactagattaaacatagatgctagacagtggtggcacacacctttaatcccaatacttggtagtcacatgcctttaatcccagcactaaaaaggaagtgatatggtgggtggagaaaggtatataaggcgtgaagggacaggaactaaagccttttcagctgaggaacccTTTTCGGCTAAAGGTCTACCAGCTGAGGCTCTTgcaggctgaggaattggtgagttAAGAGGtggcctgctctgcttctctgatctttcaactttcaccctgatatctggctctgggtttttattaaaagaccattttaacATTTGAACAACAGATATTAACAGAGAAGAATATCCTAAATTGTCACCAAAAATCCAAATAGCAGGAAAGACCTGCATCCAGATACCAGTAAAAGGTCACCAAGCACCAAGGAAAATGTATCTCTACTTTAGGCAGGCCTTGAGTGATCGACAGCAGGCCTAGGGACACAGGTTATTCTTAACCATTCTTTATATCCTCTCTATATGTGAAATACtatcttaaaatgaaaataactgaaGATGCTTTAAAATTCCCCAttagcagccaggcagtggtggtgcacacctttattaatcctagcactctatgaatttaaggccagtctggtttacagagtgagttccagaacagccaaggctgcatatagaaaccttgtctcgaaaaacaaacaaaacaagcaaacaaataaacgaaAGATCCCCCATTAGCAAACCCAACAAATCCCCAGGTGTGCTTCCAGGAAGAATACAAGGAAGAAGGCTGACTCAACATTGTAGGGCCCTGTGGAAGGAGTGTTCTTGGAGAACAGACAAGGTATATGGTACCCAGTGAGGGCTGGTCAGGAGAGCTGCAATGACCTGCAAGACTGGCAGCCTCTTGTACCTACCATCAGCTGCAGCTGGTGTGAGTGGGATGTACTCTGTGGATGTGGGGCTGTTCAGGGACACACGGGCCCCTGAGAGGTCAATCTTTGTGCTGCGACAGGTATTAGAGCAGACTTTGTCATGCTGGTAGAAATCTAGTTCCCCAGAGTCCATGATCTTCCTGTGGAGAAGCCAGAGCAATCCAGGTGAGACCTAACTGAAAATACCTCATCTACCACTGTGACTTCAACTGTCCAACTGCAGTGGGTTGGTTCCAGCAGAGGTGCCAACTAGGGCTAGGCTCCTCTGAGGTAGGCGATGGGCTGCAATTTTCACTATGCAGAAAACTCAAACACAAGTACAGTACAGGTGGCACAGCCACCTCAAACCACCTACACAGCATTCTGTCCATAGGAAGGAGATGAAGGCACTTGTGGTGgttttgtgttccccaatatatagtgcaccctaataaacttatctggggtcagagaacagaacagccactagatatagaggccagaaaatggtggcacacacacctttaatcctaaattagagatccatctagatctctgtgagttcaaagccatactggaaacagccaggcatggtgactcatgcctttaatcccaggaagtgagcctttaatcccaggaagtgatggcaagaagcagaaaggtatataaggcatgaggaccaggaactagagcctggttaagcttttagggttttagcagcagttcagctgagattcattctggatgacaactcagaggcttccagtctgaggaaacaggatcagctgaggaactggccagataaggttagctgtggccggttctgtttctctgatctttcagcgttcaccccaatacctggctccatgtttgtttttactagtaagaccttttaagatccgtGCTACAGGCACTGGCTAGCAAGTATCCATACTGTGATGGTGGACCTGGGGGCAGACCCACAGCTGACAAAGGTGGTGAGTGACTCAGTCCTGGGGCAGGGAATTAAGATCATTTCCAGGGGAAGCTTTGCTTTTTGGAAGGACAGGAAAGGAATTCCTCAAAAAAACAATTTCTAAGGctacagtcacttattctcaccTACCAGAGTCTTCCCTTCTAAGTACTCCCTCTGGCCTCTTTGAGGTCTTGAAACAAAATTCAACCAGTCTCAGCCAGACTATCATAACCCATAAACATAAGGCCAGATGCTCTAGTTTCACTCAGCCTAGGGGCAGTGGTGGCCTCAGGCAATCCTAACACACTTCTCTCAGCCTGTGGTCTCAATAGCTATCCCATCAGACCTATTTTAGAAAACAGAGGGTTTCTCAGAGGTATAAGGCTGAGAGCTATGAGAAAGCATCCAGAGTTGACTACTCTGACACAAAATAGTGTACCTTAGGGAGTGCttaggaagtgaggtagctggttGATGGAACACCCCCTAGGAGAGCTTGCCAGTCTCCAGATACACAGAAACAAGTATGGCTCTTAGGTCATAAAGTATGTGAGCCTGGCATGTCCTAGGTACCTGTGTACTTCACAAGGGACTttcataaaaagtaataaaaaagacagaagggTCCCATAAAGCActgtcaaaaaaaattaaatatctatgTAAAAACACCAGGTTATAGCCTTAATTTTTAATAGTAATACATTCAAAAtatacatcaccaccaccaccaccaccaagtaaAGAATTagtggaaattaaaataaaactcaaataaTTCATCTTCAAAGATCCAAAGCCAAATGAAAAAGCAATGGCTGTGaaccccaccccttccctcccatCATCTCAAGCTGGTCAGATGCCCACCTGAGCATGATGCCATTCATCCGGATGGCTCTCTTCCAATCCTTCAAGGTAGATTTCCCTGCCAGGTGCACAAACTCCTTTGGGCTGATCACATGTTCATCGTACTAGAAAGAAGCACAGAAGTACAGGACCTTCTCAGACTGACACAGGCCTGGTGAAACTGTAGCACAACCCATTCTCCCTTCCAACTCCAGCCTGCACCAGGGGTTCACAGGAAGGAATGACATGGCTCTACCAGTCACAGGCCTCAGTACAGAACACTCTGATACAGTCCTTCATTGGAATATGCCCCAGTAGCCAGGGGCCAGGGTAAAGGCCAGCTCTTTACCTGATACTTAGCATGCTGTAGCCCCAAAAAAGTGTACTATGTGCCAGATGAGGGGGCAGACCACAGCAGAGAAAGCTT of Peromyscus maniculatus bairdii isolate BWxNUB_F1_BW_parent chromosome 4, HU_Pman_BW_mat_3.1, whole genome shotgun sequence contains these proteins:
- the Gmeb2 gene encoding glucocorticoid modulatory element-binding protein 2 isoform X1; the protein is MATPDVSVHMEEVVVVTTPDTAVDGSGVEEVKTVLVTTNLAPHGGDLTEDNMETENAAAAAAAAFTASSQLKEAVLVKMAEEGENLEAEIVYPITCGDSRANLIWRKFVCPGINVKCVQYDEHVISPKEFVHLAGKSTLKDWKRAIRMNGIMLRKIMDSGELDFYQHDKVCSNTCRSTKIDLSGARVSLNSPTSTEYIPLTPAAADVNGSPATITIETCEDPGDWTTAIGDDTFAFWRGLKDAGLLDEVIQEFQQELEETMKGLQQRVQDPPLQLRDAVLLNNIVQNFGMLDLVKKVLASHKCQMDRSREQYARDLAALEQQCDEHRRRAKELKHKSQHLSNVLMTLTPVSLPSPMKRPRLARATSGPAAMASQVLTQSAQIALGPGMPVSQLTSMPLSKVVSTLPSTVLGKGSPQAAPASSPASPLLGGYTVLASSGSTFPSTVEIHPDTSSLTVLSTAAMQDGSTVLKVVSPLQLLTLPGLGPTLQNVAQASPAGSTIMTVPTAAATGPEEHTATIEVAAVADDHEHK
- the Gmeb2 gene encoding glucocorticoid modulatory element-binding protein 2 isoform X2, yielding MAEEGENLEAEIVYPITCGDSRANLIWRKFVCPGINVKCVQYDEHVISPKEFVHLAGKSTLKDWKRAIRMNGIMLRKIMDSGELDFYQHDKVCSNTCRSTKIDLSGARVSLNSPTSTEYIPLTPAAADVNGSPATITIETCEDPGDWTTAIGDDTFAFWRGLKDAGLLDEVIQEFQQELEETMKGLQQRVQDPPLQLRDAVLLNNIVQNFGMLDLVKKVLASHKCQMDRSREQYARDLAALEQQCDEHRRRAKELKHKSQHLSNVLMTLTPVSLPSPMKRPRLARATSGPAAMASQVLTQSAQIALGPGMPVSQLTSMPLSKVVSTLPSTVLGKGSPQAAPASSPASPLLGGYTVLASSGSTFPSTVEIHPDTSSLTVLSTAAMQDGSTVLKVVSPLQLLTLPGLGPTLQNVAQASPAGSTIMTVPTAAATGPEEHTATIEVAAVADDHEHK